One genomic segment of Lampris incognitus isolate fLamInc1 chromosome 2, fLamInc1.hap2, whole genome shotgun sequence includes these proteins:
- the LOC130108098 gene encoding LOW QUALITY PROTEIN: WASH complex subunit 3-like (The sequence of the model RefSeq protein was modified relative to this genomic sequence to represent the inferred CDS: inserted 2 bases in 2 codons) codes for MDEDGLPILGYGVDLTKVPAIQQRRMVAHLNQFVVXTVWFLNRFSTVCEEQLAXVSLRIQQTETTLSILEAKLSSIPGLEDVTIEGLSQPQPTESNGPINNQSKTDGPAAVSVPPVAASQNVPEAVPEQKAEAVAENVMTVAKDLRYAWYLKMVQVGVPVMAIKNKMIMEGLDPNLLDTPDVPVPDGGKRSAGEQHNDDDSSGSESSFSD; via the exons ATGGATGAGGACGGGTTACCGATCCTGGGATATGGAGTGGATCTTACCAAGGTTCCAGCTATACAGCAGAGAAGAATGGTGGCCCATCTCAATCAGTTTGTTG AAACCGTCTGGTTCCTAAACCGCTTTTCCACAGTTTGTGAAGAGCAACTTG ACGTATCTCTCCGGATACAACAGACTGAAACTACCCTAAGTATTTTGGAGGCGAAGCTGTCCTCCATCCCAGGGTTGGAAGATGTCACAATAGAGGGTCTCAGTCAGCCACAGCCTACAGAGTCCAATGGACCAATTAACAATCAAAGCAAAACAGATGGTCCAGCTGCTGTGTCAGTTCCACCAGTGGCGGCATCTCAGAATGTACCAGAAGCTGTTCCAGAACAAAAAGCAGAGGCTGTTGCAGAAAATGTCATGACAGTGGCCAAGGACCTACGCTACGCCTGGTACCTAAAAATGGTTCAAGTGGGGGTCCCAGTTATGGCGATAAAGAATAAAATGATCATGGAGGGCTTGGATCCGAACTTGCTCGATACACCAGATGTACCTGTGCCTGACGGTGGAAAGAGAAGCGCTGGTGAGCAACATAACGATGATGACAGCTCTGGCAGCGAATCATCTTTCAGTGACTGA